A genomic region of Raphanus sativus cultivar WK10039 chromosome 6, ASM80110v3, whole genome shotgun sequence contains the following coding sequences:
- the LOC108808963 gene encoding clathrin heavy chain 1-like, with protein MAAANAPITMKEVLTLPSIGINQQFITFTNVTMESDKYICVRETAPQNSVVIIDMNMPMQPLRRPITADSALMNPNSRILALKAQVPGTTQDHLQIFNIEAKAKLKSHQMPEQVAFWKWITPKMLGLVTQTSVYHWSIEGDSEPVKMFDRTANLANNQIINYKCSPNEKWLVLIGIAPGSPERPQLVKGNMQLFSVDQQRSQALEAHAASFAQFKVPGNENPSILISFASKSFNAGQITSKLHVIELGAQPGKPSFSKKQADLFFPPDFADDFPVAMQVSNKFNLIYVITKLGLLFVYDLETASAIYRNRISPDPIFLTSEASSLGGFYAINRRGQVLLATVNEATIIPFISGQLNNLELAVNLAKRGNLPGAENLVVQRFQELFAQTKYKEAAELAAESPQGILRTPDTVAKFQSVPVQAGQTPPLLQYFGTLLTRGKLNSYESLELSRLVVNQNKKNLLENWLAEDKLECSEELGDLVKTVDNDLALKIYIKARATPKVVAAFAERREFDKILIYSKQVGYAPDYMFLLQTILRTDPQGAVNFALMMSQMEGGCPVDYNTITDLFLQRNLIREATAFLLDVLKPNLPEHAFLQTKVLEINLVTFPNVADAILANGMFSHYDRPRVAQLCEKAGLYIQSLKHYSELPDIKRVIVNTHAIEPQALVEFFGTLSSEWAMECMKDLLLVNLRGNLQIIVQACKEYCEQLGVDACIKLFEQFKSYEGLYFFLGSYLSMSEDPEIHFKYIEAAAKTGQIKEVERVTRESNFYDAEKTKNFLMEAKLPDARPLINVCDRFSFVPDLTHYLYTNNMLRYIEGYVQKVNPGNAPLVVGQLLDDECPEDFIKGLILSVRSLLPVEPLVEECEKRNRLRLLTQFLEHLVSEGSQDTHVHNALGKIIIDSNNNPEHFLTTNPYYDSKVVGKYCEKRDPTLAVVAYRRGQCDEELINVTNKNSLFKLQARYVVERMDGDLWDKVLMEENEYRRQLIDQVVSTALPESKSPEQVSAAVKAFMTADLPHELIELLEKIVLQNSAFSGNFNLQNLLILTAIKADPSRVMDYINRLDNFDGPAVGEVAVDAQLYEEAFAIFKKFNLNVQAVNVLLDNVRSIERAVEFAFRVEEDSVWSQVAKAQLRDGLVSDAIESFIRAEDATHFLEVIRATEEANVYDDLVRYLLMVRQKVKEPKVDSELIYAYAKIDRLGEIEEFILMPNVANLQTVGDRLYDEALYEAAKIIYAFISNWAKLAVTLVKLQQFQGAVDAARKANSAKTWKEVCFACVDAEEFRLAQICGLNVIIQVDDLEEVSEFYQNRGCFSELISLMESGLGLERAHMGIFTELGVLYARYRYEKLMEHIKLFSTRLNIPKLIRACDEQQHWQELTYLYIQYDEFDNAATTVMNHSPEAWEHMQFKDIVAKVANVELYYKAVHFYLQEHPDIINDLLNVLALRLDHTRVVDIMRKAGQLRLIKPYMVAVQSNNVSAVNEALNEIYVEEEDYDRLRESIDLHDSFDQIGLAQKIEKHELVEMRRVAAYIYKKAGRWKQSIALSKKDNMYKDCMETASQSGDHDLAEQLLVYFIEQGKKECFATCLFVCYDLIRPDVALELAWINNMIDFAFPYLLQFIREYSGKVDELIKDKLEAQKEVKAKEQEEKEVMSQQNMYAQLLPLALPAPPMPGMGGGPGMGGGYGPPPPMGGMPGMPPMPPYGMPPMGGY; from the exons ATGGCGGCAGCAAACGCCCCAATCACCATGAAGGAGGTCCTAACG cTTCCGAGCATTGGGATCAACCAGCAATTCATCACGTTTACAAACGTTACTATGGAGTCTGACAAGTACATTTGTGTGCGAGAGACTGCGCCGCAGAACAGCGTCGTGATTATAGATATGAACATGCCTATGCAGCCTCTGAGGAGGCCCATTACTGCGGATTCTGCTCTTATGAACCCAAACTCCAGGAtccttgccttgaaag CTCAAGTTCCAGGAACCACTCAGGATCATTTACAGATCTTTAACATCGAAGCTAAAGCAAAGTTGAAATCACATCAGATGCCTGAGCAG GTTGCTTTTTGGAAATGGATTACACCAAAGATGTTGGGGCTGGTCACACAAACTTCCGTGTATCATTGGTCGATTGAAG GTGATTCTGAGCCAGTTAAGATGTTTGATAGAACGGCCAATTTGGCAAATAACCAAATTATTAACTATAAGTGCTCTCCTAATGAGAAGTGGTTAGTCTTGATTGGAATTGCCCCTGGCTCTCCTGAG AGACCACAATTGGTAAAAGGAAATATGCAGCTATTTTCCGTGGACCAACAGCGGAGCCAGGCCCTTGAAGCACATGCTGCTTCATTTGCTCAGTTTAAG GTCCCTGGGAATGAGAATCCTTCTATTCTTATATCCTTTGCAAGCAAGAGCTTTAATGCTGGACAGATAACATCAAAGTTGCATGTCATTGAGCTTGGTGCACAACCAG GGAAACCATCATTTTCAAAGAAGCAGGCAGATCTCTTCTTCCCCCCAGATTTTGCCGATGATTTTCCTGTAGCTATGCAG GTGTCCAACAAATTTAACTTGATATATGTCATCACCAAGCTTGGACTGTTGTTTGTATACGATCTAGAGACGGCTTCTGCTATCTACAGAAATCGGATAAGTCCAGACCCAATTTTCTTGACTTCTGAAGCTTCTTCCCTTGGGGGTTTCTATGCCATTAATAGGCGAGGACAAGTTCTTTTGGCTACAGTAAACGAGGCTACGATAATACCGTTTATTAGCGGCCAA TTGAACAATTTGGAACTTGCTGTCAATCTGGCTAAAAGAGGAAACCTCCCTGGTGCGGAAAATCTG GTTGTCCAGCGGTTCCAAGAGTTATTTGCTCAAACAAAGTACAAGGAGGCTGCTGAACTTGCTGCTGAATCTCCTCAGGGGATTCTACGGACACCTGATACTGTGGCTAAATTCCAG AGCGTTCCTGTACAAGCAGGGCAAACTCCTCCCTTGTTACAGTATTTTGGGACCCTTTTGACTAGAGGGAAGCTCAATTCATATGAGTCTTTGGAACTATCCCGGCTTGTTGTGAATCAAAACAAGAAGAACCTTTTGGAAAACTGGTTGGCAGAGGATAAGTTAGAATGCAGCGAAGAACTTGGAGACCTTGTCAAG ACCGTGGATAATGACCTTGCTCTGAAAATATACATCAAAGCTCGAGCTACTCCAAAAGTTGTAGCAGCTTTTGCAGAGCGAAGGGAGTTTGACAAAATACTGATTTACTCAAAGCAG GTTGGATACGCACCTGATTACATGTTTCTTCTGCAAACAATACTCCGTACGGATCCTCAG GGAGCAGTAAATTTCGCTTTGATGATGTCCCAAATGGAAGGAGGTTGTCCAGTTGACTACAACACCATAACTGATCTTTTCCTTCAG AGAAATCTGATCCGTGAAGCGACTGCTTTCCTTCTTGATGTTCTCAAGCCAAATTTACCTGAGCATGCTTTTCTGCAAACTAAG GTTCTGGAGATCAATTTGGTAACCTTTCCCAATGTGGCTGATGCTATTTTAGCAAATGGGATGTTCAGCCACTATGACCGCCCTCGTGTTGCTCAGCTTTGTGAAAAGGCTGGACTGTATATCCAATCCTTAAAG CATTACTCAGAGTTGCCTGATATCAAACGTGTAATTGTGAACACACATGCTATTGAGCCGCAG GCTCTTGTCGAGTTTTTCGGTACTCTTTCTAGCGAGTGGGCTATGGAGTGCATGAAGGATCTTCTGCTGGTCAACCTGAGAGGAAACCTTCAGATAATCGTTCAG GCTTGCAAGGAGTACTGTGAACAGCTTGGTGTTGATGCATGCATTAAACTATTTGAACAGTTCAAGTCGTATGAAGGGCTATACTTTTTCCTAGGTTCATATTTGAGTATGAG TGAGGATCCTGAGATTCACTTCAAGTACATTGAAGCAGCTGCCAAGACTGGTCAAATAAAGGAGGTTGAGCGTGTCACCAGAGAGTCTAACTTTTATGATGCTGAAAAGACGAAAAACTTTTTGATGGAAGCTAAGCTTCCTGATGCCCGACCCTTGATAAATGTCTGCGACCGTTTCAGCTTTGTGCCTGATCTTACTCATTACCTTTACACAAACAACATGCTTCGCTACATTGAAGGTTACGTTCAGAAG GTCAACCCTGGGAATGCTCCCTTAGTTGTGGGGCAGTTGCTTGATGATGAATGCCCTGAAGATTTTATAAAAGGCCTCATTCTCTCTGTTCGTTCATTGCTTCCAGTCGAACCCCTTGTTGAGGAATGTGAGAAGAG aaatcgACTTCGTCTCCTTACTCAGTTCTTGGAGCATCTAGTTAGCGAGGGAAGCCAAGATACACATGTCCACAATGCCTTGGGTAAAATTATCATAGACAGCAACAACAACCCTGAGCATTTCCTGACCACCAACCCCTACTATGACTCTAAGGTTGTGGGTAAGTACTGCGAGAAACGTGATCCCACCCTGGCTGTTGTGGCATACAGAAGAGGACAATGTGATGAAGAACTCATCAATGTCACCAACAAAAACTCTTTGTTCAAGTTACAAGCCAG ATACGTAGTGGAGAGGATGGATGGTGACCTCTGGGACAAGGTTCTTATGGAAGAAAATGAATATAGAAGACAACTTATTGACCAAGTTGTGTCTACTGCTTTACCCGAAAGCAAGAGCCCAGAGCAAGTCTCTGCAGCTGTTAAAGCATTCATGACTGCTGATCTACCACATGAGCTGATTGAGCTTCTTGAAAAGATTGTGCTTCAAAATTCTGCCTTCAGTGGAAACTTCAATCTGCAAAATCTACTTATACTGACAGCCATCAAGGCAGATCCGTCTAGAGTTATGGATTACATTAACAGGCTGGATAATTTTGATGGTCCGGCTGTTGGAGAAGTGGCAGTTGATGCCCAATTATATGAGGAAGCATTTGCTATTTTTAAGAAGTTTAACTTAAATGTTCAAGCTGTCAACGTATTGTTGGATAACGTCAGAAGCATTGAGCGGGCTGTTGAGTTTGCTTTCCGGGTTGAAGAGGATTCTGTTTGGAGCCAAGTCGCTAAGGCTCAGCTCAGAGATGGACTAGTCAGTGATGCAATTGAGTCATTTATCCGTGCTGAGGATGCCACTCATTTCTTGGAGGTCATACGTGCTACTGAAGAGGCTAATGTCTATGATGACTTGGTCAGATACCTTCTTATGGTTAGACAGAAGGTGAAAGAACCCAAGGTTGATAGTGAGCTCATCTATGCTTATGCAAAGATTGATAGGCTAGGTGAGATTGAAGAGTTTATTCTGATGCCAAACGTTGCTAACCTACAAACTGTCGGTGATCGCCTGTACGACGAAGCTCTGTATGAGGCTGCAAAAATAATCTATGCTTTCATTTCAAACTGGGCCAAGTTAGCCGTCACACTTGTGAAGTTGCAGCAGTTCCAAGGTGCTGTTGATGCTGCAAGGAAAGCAAACAGTGCAAAGACATGGAAGGAAGTCTGCTTTGCTTGTGTTGATGCAGAGGAGTTCCGGTTGGCTCAAATATGTGGACTTAACGTTATTATACAG GTGGACGACCTGGAAGAAGTCAGCGAGTTCTACCAGAACAGAGGATGCTTCAGTGAATTAATCTCACTTATGGAGAGTGGACTTGGTCTAGAACGGGCTCACATGGGGATCTTCACCGAGTTGGGTGTATTGTACGCCAGATATCGTTATGAGAAGCTTATGGAACACATCAAGTTGTTCTCGACTCGCCTCAATATTCCCAAGCTTATACGGGCCTGTGATGAACAACAGCATTGGCAGGAACTTACTTATCTTTACATTCAGTATGATGAGTTTGATAATGCTGCTACCACTGTCATGAACCACTCTCCTGAAGCATGGGAGCACATGCAGTTCAAAGACATTGTCGCCAAGGTTGCGAATGTTGAGCTTTACTACAAGGCCGTTCACTTCTACTTGCAAGAGCACCCTGATATCATTAACGATCTTCTCAATGTGCTTGCTCTGCGGTTAGATCACACACGTGTCGTTGACATTATGCGCAAG GCTGGTCAGTTGCGTCTTATCAAGCCCTACATGGTTGCAGTTCAGAGCAACAATGTCTCTGCTGTAAATGAAGCTCTGAATGAGATATAcgtggaagaagaagactatGACAGGTTACGCGAGTCTATCGATTTGCATGACAGCTTTGACCAGATAGGCCTTGCTCAGAAG ATTGAGAAACACGAGCTTGTAGAGATGAGACGTGTCGCTGCGTATATCTACAAGAAAGCAGGTAGATGGAAGCAATCAATTGCGTTGTCGAAGAAAGATAACATGTACAAGGACTGTATGGAAACTGCTTCACAATCCGGCGACCACGACCTTGCGGAACAACTTCTCGTTTACTTCATTGAACAG GGGAAGAAGGAATGCTTTGCCACATGTCTATTTGTGTGTTATGACTTAATCAGACCAGATGTTGCTCTAGAACTTGCTTGGATCAACAATATGATCGACTTTGCCTTCCCGTATCTCCTTCAG TTTATCCGAGAGTACTCTGGCAAAGTGGACGAGCTAATAAAGGACAAGCTAGAAGCACAGAAAGAAGTGAAGGCCAAAGAGCAGGAAGAGAAGGAGGTCATGTCCCAACAG AACATGTACGCGCAACTATTGCCTCTGGCTCTACCTGCACCACCGATGCCAGGAATGGGAGGAGGTCCAGGGATGGGAGGGGGTTATGGTCCGCCACCACCGATGGGAGGAATGCCAGGAATGCCTCCAATGCCACCCTATGGAATGCCTCCGATGGGCGGCTACTAA